The proteins below are encoded in one region of Labeo rohita strain BAU-BD-2019 chromosome 15, IGBB_LRoh.1.0, whole genome shotgun sequence:
- the zgc:162730 gene encoding mRNA decay activator protein ZFP36L2: protein MSDTLGESLIRNLINLGLDEPFLSLSRPYAPKSISSEGLTDDVWPADAWSDRAPSKPQFPIKADRSMSLTDTFNKMKPHDVPPPPGFPPLAPLPSNRYKTELCRSFQEHGSCKYGSKCQFAHGESELRGLYRHPKYKTQACRTFYQFGYCPYGSRCHFIHEDKNSLSGVDENPRQLRQSVSFAGFTRSNSPPTLYEPLSFTRAPSVSPPPADILSPVFSDSSRDMFPFSRHSTGDIYNNAPFAPETRSRCVCGHGNNSQGSSNGLYVKEDLSKANLQRFSSEDSLSDRESYSSTGSSSGSESPTFDGSNGKRLSVFARMSVSD, encoded by the exons ATGTCCGATACGCTGGGCGAAAGTCTCATACGG aatctCATCAACCTGGGATTAGATGAGCCGTTTCTAAGCCTGTCCCGGCCGTACGCACCGAAGAGCATCAGCTCCGAGGGGCTCACCGATGACGTCTGGCCGGCGGACGCCTGGAGCGACCGAGCGCCCAGCAAACCCCAGTTTCCCATCAAAGCAGACCGATCCATGAGTCTGACTGACACCTTTAACAAAATGAAGCCCCACGACGTGCCCCCACCGCCCGGATTTCCTCCCCTGGCACCACTGCCTTCGAACCGGTACAAGACCGAGCTGTGCCGAAGCTTTCAAGAGCACGGCAGCTGCAAATACGGCAGCAAGTGTCAGTTCGCCCACGGCGAGAGCGAGCTGCGAGGTCTGTACCGCCATCCCAAATACAAAACTCAAGCCTGTCGCACTTTCTACCAGTTTGGATACTGTCCGTACGGAAGCCGCTGTCACTTCATCCACGAGGACAAAAACTCTCTGTCCGGGGTTGACGAGAACCCGCGTCAGCTGCGTCAGAGCGTCAGCTTCGCCGGTTTCACTCGCAGCAACTCTCCCCCGACTTTATACGAGCCCCTGAGCTTCACCCGTGCTCCTTCGGTCTCCCCCCCTCCAGCTGATATCTTGTCCCCGGTCTTCAGCGACTCTTCCCGCGACATGTTCCCCTTCAGCCGTCACAGTACCGGAGATATCTACAACAACGCGCCCTTCGCGCCTGAGACTCGGTCACGATGTGTCTGCGGACACGGAAATAACTCCCAGGGTTCCAGCAACGGGCTTTACGTGAAGGAAGACCTGAGCAAAGCCAACCTGCAGCGCTTTTCCTCTGAAGACTCGCTGTCAGACCGCGAAAGTTACAGCAGCACCGGCAGCTCCAGCGGCTCTGAGTCTCCCACCTTCGACGGTTCGAACGGGAAGCGCCTTTCTGTTTTCGCGCGAATGTCTGTGTCTGACTAA